From the Elaeis guineensis isolate ETL-2024a chromosome 16, EG11, whole genome shotgun sequence genome, the window CTGGCAGGATAAAAAAACGCAGAACAGTATTTTCGACCTTCAACTAGTATTTTCATGAACCAGCGGAAAATCGCATAAATTAGAACAAATAACTTGCTGGCATTCCGTAACAATTGGGGCTACTACTGGCATGGGCCTGAAAGACGATAACTTTGGGGTTGATTGGGTAGGCTTAGACAGAGTCCGGCCCGGCCCAAAACCTCTTTAGCCCTACCGGACAACTTTCCTCTCGTCTCTGACTCTCTCTTCTCCGCGGCCACACTCGATGCCACTGCCTATTGAAGACAATGCGTCTGCGGAAGTGCGCATAAAAAATGAAAGTGTTATGCGGAAGTAAATCCGCATAGAACAACCATGCAGACACGCGCACTCGAGCGTTTCCCTTGCTTTCTATTGAGAACTTTGAAATAAACATTTGTGGTATTAGGGACTTCAAAGTAGTTTCTTCTTAGCAAATAATGATTTGCCAAGGGGCTTTGGAGAATTGTTCATCATGGTTGCTCATATATCATCGGTCTATCAGTGTCCTCTCATCTCCTTCCACCTTGCCATCTCCCTGTTGAGGATTCCAACAACTCCCGATCTTGGTTGCTCCATTTCTGTTAATAGAAACATTTGAACATCTCTATAAATAATTCCACCTTTGCTGTCTCTTTAtcgttctttctcttctttccccttttttttttgtttttctaatTACCAAGAATACAagagtttttctatctcattgctCCACCTGATAATTAGCATCAATCCCCTCTTTTCTCATGGCATGCCAGTTGTTAAGGATTTATTTGGATGATTAGACCCAAAATTCCATAGGAATCATGGGTTTCGACCGATTCAACCACCAAAATGAGACTAGAATAGACATGTCTTTATGAACATCCAGAGAACCATTGTAGTGGATAGGCTGAATCCCAAAAGCCTCATTTAGATGGTTGTATTGGCGCAAGTCTACAATTCCAATAGATTTGGGTCCGGTCATCCAAACAAGCGCTAAGAGACTTTTCTTAGCAAAAGGTTTGACCCCGTAGCATGGTTTCTAAACATTTGATGAACATCAAATTTTGGTGGCGCGGCTGCAATGCTAGAGTCAGACTAGTTTCCTCATTTAAgctttaattcttttaaaaagcagAAAACTTCAAAGCACAAACAAATATATAGAAGCCTTCATCAATGGTACACTGTTGGTTAAAGCATCAGGCTGgtagctgtcacagtagagaatAAAGAGCCACATCTTGTAGAGAATAACATCAGAGGTTCCATTGTATGACCAAATGTAGTTAATATATGAAGATAACTTTTAAGACCACAGGCTTAAATGATCATTTGGACAAATGATATAATTGTCATGTGGAGTTCTTACAAAGTCCATCACCAGTCTCCAAGTGGGGATGGTGCCAAGCGTGGACTGACAGCCGGTGCAGGGGCAACTCCTGATCGTTGAGCAAAGATACCTGAAACAACAAAGACAACAAAAAATTCTTAATGACTTGAGCAACCTGTGATCTCAAGTTCAAGGCCATGAAAGTTAGAGCATTTGAGACATGGTTGCCAACCACAGAGGAGAAGGTTCTCAGGTGGAGGACGCTCTTTGGCAGGGTTAGGATCATCATCATGGACCCTCACGTACATTTCTTGGCCTAAATACCAGTTCTCAAGGCATTGAGACCGAAGGTTCCACATGCCAGGATTATCCAGAAATGCATAAACTGCAGTCCATCCCCCAGGATACACCTGCATTCACAAAGAAAGCACATCCTGTTATCTGTCTTTTTAACATAAAAGAATCATCTAGCCCCCAGTTTCACGTAGGTAACTCTTCTACAACCTGTACTGTGGAGCGGACAACCGGATTGTATAGGTTATAGGTGTCTCTTGAAGCAGGACTCCATTCACCATCACCAAACCTATAGATAAGATCAGTGGTACCTCTTAGCTAGAGTGGAGATTTTGAAGTTTTGGACAGAATTAAAAGAATAAATCATGTCAACCTTTACGAGGCATGGTCAAATTCTTTCTGTTGGTAAAACATAAAAGTTGTCATTCTAATTAGTTTAATACTTATCATGTGTAACTGGATTGTCTGAAGTTAAATCTATCACATACCTATCACATGAGCACAGTTAAAAATTTAATGTTCCCTTGAAAACAGAAGAATGtataaaatttaatgataaaTACAATTTGTGCAATCTAGTTGGATGAAGTGCAAACAATCTTCACTCCTGTTCTCAAAGATTTATAGCACGTAAGATCAACAATTTTTATTGTCAAATCAAAGGATAAAAATATTAGAACATCAAAGGTCTATACACATGCATATAATCAAGTAGTATATGCAAATGAACTAATGTTAGAGGTCCATAAGAAATTTGAAGCCGAACAAATGATTGAATTTGATTAACATTTTGAAGCAAGTTTGAATACCTAGAATGCACATGCAATCCAAGAAATGATTCATTTAGCAAAGTGTTAGCTTTATAAATAGTAGTTATGAGGATGATGCTTACCCAACTACATAGAACCCGAAACCATCAAGATGCCATGAATCCATAACATCAAAATCATTCTTAAACACAATTTCGATCCAACCCTTGTGATTTCCAGTAACCACTGAAGTACCAAGAGCAGCTTTTTGATTGACAGAATTAGTTGGGAAGGCATCAAGCTGGTACACGCCGGAGCCATTGACAAAGTAATCAGCAAGTTTCAGTGGGGTTGAAGGCATCAGGTAGGACACATTGTTGATGGTGTAACAACGACGACCACCTAATTCTGCTTCCGAACCATGGAGGATAAATGTTTGTGAGATTGTGACATCGGTTACATTGAATGTGCCCTGTGGGTTAGGCCTTGCAGCCCCTGTTGTCAAGTTCCACCTTCACAACCACAGACATGGTTAGCTCCATTCAGTCAAGTCAGTAAACTCCAATCGTATACAGAAGAaacagaaggaagaagaagaaatctgATTTGTCTAAAAAAATTACTTCTTTCATCAATACCGTCTTTTCTAGGGCTTCATTGGAGAAAGCTTTATAGCTAGTGCAAGATTAAAAGAATAAATCCtgctataaataatatattttctctaaatTCAGAATATATGCAGCAACATTATTCTGTTTTTCCAGGCTACTGTGAAGAATAGTAGTCTGGTTTATGTCAACGCACACTCAACTTGAACTCTATGATCATACCTTATGGACTTTGCCTGATTGATGGAGAAATCTCTGTCCAATTGATCAGGCCCAGGAGGTAGGGGTCCACTTAATTGAGTGTTTGAGTTTGCATAATGAAGCACTGCAACACCATTGATCTTAGGATAGTTGCTAGTATCGATTTGTGTTGGACTGGCGACAATATAGTAGTCTGATTCCTGTTGATCTGCAGTGAATAATACAGAATATGACTGGCCAACATGCACATCTAGAGAATCCAAAACTATCTGATCTGTATAAGATCCTTCGGTCTCAACCAAAATCATCTGATGGTTCTGTATTCTGAAATTAAAACTCAAAGCATTCCCCACATTCGATATCCTCAATCGGTATGTCTTCCCTGCAAAAGGAATAGGGGAAAAAGAGTTGAATGGATATTGTTGCTCTAGAAAGGATCTAACCGTAGATTAGGAGCATTATAGGAATGAGGGGTTTACAGAAGCAGGTTGAAAGGTGTTGCCTTAAGTAATGATTATTTGAAAATTTGCATTTTTCAGATGATATCTTCCTGAATGAACTATTGAGCAGCTGTTCTTAATTATATGATTACCTTGTTCCACATTGAGGGACTCATACTCTCCTCCCCAAACATTGTTATAAGGAGCCTTTCCATTGATAAGAATCCAGCGAGCTGGACTGAGACGCACATATTTGTCAGCCAAAATTCCCCGTACATCCTATCCACAAATTATCACAAGTACATAGGTTATCAACATTATGTTCTATAAATCCACTTTCCAGTTAGATGTTGTGAAAATTAACGccatgattattttcatcattgatACTTTGAATTATGCGGTGGCAATTTTAATGAGAAGGTAGCCAATCTGCTATTAGTATAATCCTTCACAAAAAATATATTCTCATCACAGAAATGGAATTTTGTTTTTTCTAATAAGAAGGGAGTGGACAAACCCAACGAAGAAGGCAAAAAGTTCAAAGTGAAATATAGTTTTATCAAATGCTAAGACATTTCATTGGAAACATAATTGCTGCCTCTCAAATTAACTCCAAAACCCTTTctgaataaaatataatttataatttttgatattactTATCAATCCATATTCTAGGATCCTTGAAGGTTTCTCATTGTTTACTGGTTCAGAAATCAATAATGTAACAAAACTGATGCAGCATTACTAATATTAGGGGAAAAATGATGACCTTGTATGGAAGGGAATGCCAGTCTCCTATCAGAAGATCAAATTCTGCTTCTGGTTTGGGGAAAGGCACCAGGATCACATCACGGTTGTTGACTCTAATAGGACCAAAACCACCAGCGGCCCTCTGGAAGTTGGTGGAGGGGAAGTAGAAGAAGCTTCCAATCTGGTCTTTCACTTGGAATTGGTATGTCCAGTTCCTACCAGGCTTGATGGGGCAGTTGGTTCCAGACACACCATCCTGCCATGAGTTTAGCCTCTGTTGTATGCCATTCCTGCATCATATAGAGCTTATATTCTTTCAACTGCTCCTCTTAAAAGTGTCAATCATCTGTTAGAACATGGATGAATAGTCTAAAACTCATAGCATTCCTCCTTGTGATCACTTGAACTAGATTTCCAGAAATGAACTTCTAACTTCTTAGTATGTTTTGAATATTTTTGTTTATGGAAGTTTAAGGATAACAACAAAATAATGAACCATTAGAAAGCTACAGAATTGGCTTGCTATCTATATGCGATCTCATCTGTAATCCCTATTTTCATATATTCACAAATCTTATGCAActatgttttatatatatatatatataatttggtCACTCTTTTTGAGAGGAAATATAAATTTGGTCACCTAAACAATGTAATTACGAACATAGGGATGTGCTATGAGAGACTGCGTACCACGTCATTAGCAACGGTTCATCGAGATTATTGAAGACGTTCACATGGATCATATCATTTGTGGTTGAATTAATGAGGGGCCCCGGGAACATTCCATTAATGGTGATGACCTGAGATCCAACACAGCATCTATGAGGTTCCGGTAACAATTTCACTGCAAACTAATATTTGTCATGAATGAACTGCCTCTTCTCATTATAGAATGTTCATACCGGTTGACGGAAGAGGGCTGGCCTGATGTTCCAATTGAAGGAGACATGCCACTCAAGAAAGATATCAGCAGCTCCAGCCACTGAAGCAACTAGCAGTATTACTGAACACAGTATGAAGATTTGTGGGAGGCCACCCATCATGGCTTTGGATGGATTGGTTGCTTGAAGACCTGACTGGCAATGGAGGGGAAGGCATATACATATGCTGGCAAATGGTGGAATTCTCTACAACAAATAAATGAAGAGACAAAAGGATGGAGAGAAACAAGAGCTTCCATTAAAAAATGAACCTGCTCACAATAAGGCAAAGCCGGCACATAGTAGATATCTTGTTACCTCTGGTATCTCCTGGGTATTTTGAGGCAGTCTCCTGGATATTTTTGTCACAAACTTTGTGGACTCCGTCTGTTCTATTCTGTTTCTAAATGAAGTTCAAAGCTTTATTAAGGAGCGGCCTTCTCGATTGTCTGATATGAGAGAGAATAAATTGTCTGCATCTTGTTTTAGCTTCATCTTCTGGACCTTAAACCATTTGCTTCAAAGATTTGGCATCCATTGGAAAGTCATTGTCTTATGCCTTGAATCAGCATCTTTGAACGATATCACTGATCTAACAAATTTAAGAAGTAGAAAGTATGCAGCAGCAGCATTTAAGTGATCAGATAATAACTTGTGTCAGTTGATAAACAGTGTTTCAGCACtttatcaaagaaaaagatttttttttgaaagaaaaaaaaaaaaagattctctaGTCCACGCAAAACAGCAGTTGTTATGTCAGCTAATTGGTGCCATCTACAAAGACCTTTCCCTTGGGAAAAGTTCAGGGTTCAAACTCTGGTTGTGGCACATTGTCAATTTTATCGGATGTCTTTGAAGAGACATTACCAACTGATCCACTGATTGTTTTAGATAGATTGAATagatagaaagaaagaaagaaagatagatagagagagaaagactgttcggggggggggggggggttggttCGATTGCTTAATGTGTAGGTGCCATCTGGCAGGTTGAAATTACAATGGAGGAATTTgtattttattcataaaatttaagAGGGCATGAGATTTCATTGTGTAAAAAGATCCCAGATCCCAACATCATTCAATCATCCAGCATAGTTGAGACTTACTTGATGGAGGTTTTTTTTAaccaatttttttatctaaagtAAAAAATTAGGTGAAAAGGAACCCTATTACCATTTTATTAAGCTAATGAGAACAAAAGAACAGAAACAATAGATTGTACTGTGCGAGACAACAAAAAACAAATGATCAGGCTGATTGAATCCATTCACAGTTTTGGCACTTGCTTTTATTATCCTTTTTTTGCTTTTTCCTTCCTTTCCAAACAACCCTGGAGGAAAGTCTTCTATCAAGTTCAATGGCATTGGCTTGGAAAACACTATTCTTTTAGGTCTCTTCACCTGCTTTGTGACCTTTTATCCCTGGTTGATAACTAAAATGAAACCGATGTTGTGGAAGCACAACACACACACAAAATGAAAACAATAACAGCATATGAACAAGTACTAATATACAAACAGTAGCATATGAAATAACAGATACTCTAAAAGAATGATAGTTGCAGCGGTATTGCACTAGCTGTCAATTCAAGTTTTATGGACTCTAGCAAGATTGGATATTGTTTCAATTAATTACATAATGAGTTCATAAACAAGCACAGAACCAAACACCAGGGCTACAAATCCCAGTCCCACATGATCCGCTTCAAAGAATACGGCACTGACCTAAAGGAATTAGTCAAAAATGTTCAAGGAATGGCAACATTAGATCTTACTCATTCATATACTCACCTCAAACTCAGGTTGTTTATCATCAAGAACCCAAGACAATTACTGAATTACACCTGTTGCAATAAAAGTACAACATTACTGATAGatgtttctcaaaaaaaaaaaaaggattttagGATCCAATAAAGCAGGAGATATCAAAGAGACATTCTAAGAGAACCATGACCAACAACAAATTGCCACCAATAGCAATCAGCATTACAGAAACACATCAGCACCTCCTACATTAAGATGAACAAAAATGCCATTGTATTAATTCACAAGAAAACAGGAAGCTTTCCAGACAACAAATTAATCAGCATGCTACCAAAGCAGCTTCTTACAAGGCAATAGGAATCTTCAACAAATATTAGGTACAATGCAGAAACCTATTGCAATTAtcatggggaaaaaaaaaacttaaaaaattcGGCAAACCGAATGAATCCATCAATTGTTCAAGAATCCATGTGACAGGTATTGATCCCATCTTTACAATCACTCGTGAGATCATTGAAGGTCTCGATCTGCTTCTTGCCCCTCAGGAACACCTCAGTGTCAACCTCCACCCTCATGTAGCCATCAAACTCCACTGGAATCCCATTGTTGAAGCTCTCGGTCTCCATATACCACTCACTATTCTCACCCCACAAGTCCTTGAAATCGTCGAGGAAATGAACCGTATACTTATCCTTCAATGGATCAAACAAGGAGGTATCGGGCTCGTTGGTAGCGATATACAGGTGCCTCCCGTCGTCAATCTTGTCGCCTAATGTGGAGAGGAGGGCCTCAGGGGAGGTGTCCCTCGCCAAATTGGGCCAGAGCTCGGCGTTCCTGTCCTTCTCCCCTCTCACGACGTGAACCGCGTCAAAGTCCCAGTCCACCCTCGAGGTGATGCCGGAGAGTTGGACCGCTCTCCGGCCCAGCTTATCCGCCCGGAAGCTCCCCGAGAGGGTCAACAGCGGCCGCCCGTTCATCGCTCTAccccctcttctttctttcttggtcGTCGTCGAGAAAACCAAGGCGACGGGATTCGGTTTGTGGGCATCAGGATCTGACTTCTAAAGCGAGGTATTAACGTCGTCGAGGAAACcaatgggtttttttttttttttttggcctttttcTGAAACTTTTGCGAATATGCTGTGATGAGCGTCCAGGAGGAGCGCGCCAGGCGCCTGGGATCTGGGATCATCTTAATGCTGGTCGCCTTTTTTCCCCACGACGAACGGGCCATGGTGTATTTGGACGGTTGGTGATTCTTATCAATATGGGAGATAGGGTATTTGGACGGTAGTTGATTCCCATCAATAGGGGTTCATCGGATTTGCCCATAGAATCGGCACTGCTGACTAATTATTATTATTCTCTCTCCGAATCAAATTTAATGCCGATATTACCGTCTCATTCCTTCACAAAGCCATCAACGGCGCTTTGCCTGGAAGAGCTTGACGTGAGAGAAGAGGTGGATGTATGTTCCGCGTGAGTTGCATCAGGTAGTGGTTGCGTTCCTCCTCATGCTGCCCCCCGTTGCAGGGTCTTTGTGATCAACCATAGATGGATTATATAATAGAACTAAAAAAGGGACCTTTAGGCGCTGCATTGTTTCTTTCTGTCTTACCCATTACTCCATTAGCGTCGGTGTTATATATAGATCCTACTTCACTGCAGTTCCGTTTTTCTTCAGACTTTTTGAATTATTAGTGAGTATAGCAATGTTATCGTGGTCACTGATGTCTTTGGTAATGGACGTTCGTTATAGTTACTTATCTTTTTCCTTGTTTTATTTGATATTGATATTTATAATGCATATGGCTTACTGTACCGGTCTACCAtattttttgattctttcatACAGTAAGTAGGTGTTGGCACGGTACTACTACTAGAGGCATAGCAAGCCTTATGAATAATCAATATTAATAAAAACAAGGAAGATGATAAAATTAATAAAGTTTCAAAGTAACTGCAATGAACATCCATTGGTGAAGACAAAAGCAAATACAATAATCTTATCATACTAaccaataattcaaaaattttaaagaaaaatgaaaccACAGCAGTGGATACACACACGCGTACACTTACATCCACATATGTAATGTATGTTCGTATGTAATTGATCCTTCAATGAATATAACAAAGAgaaattaaccatgcctcctaaTATACTCGTATTACATGATCCACCTATGCTGGGTTGATCCGAACGGCCCTACAACATGGACAGTGTGAGCGTAGCTACCGTCTGATGCAACTCGTGTTGAATATATGTCCATCTTTTCTCGCATACCAAACTGTTCCAACCAAGTCTTACAGCCCTCATCAACAACTCTGTCCGCGACAATGTTGCATGGGAGATAGACGGTTACTTTGGGAAGGGGACGATATTATGTAGGCATAAAGTCAAGTGTCGATGGACGCAATGACGAGGAGGATCTTTCCTTGCCAAATATGTCATGAAGGGCAGACCTACTTCGATCCTCTGATTTGCCAAATATGTCATAAATTAAATTGGGAAAGGCAGACGGTGTTGCGATCTTTTGACAACCGTCTGTCTTGGGACGACGTGGCGGCTATTCAGACCTGCACAGCACCCTACCACGGTCGGAGGATGCGATCATGGGAATCGGACAGACGGGCTCGATCATTCTAGAAAGGTATGCTATTATTTTATTAGATTTCAAATGATAACCAACTCGCGCAATAGGCATACCGTCTAAAGAACCCTTATTTCTTTCCAAATTTTGTCATTTGCCATTTGGTTAAAATGAATTGATATCTTGATTCGTCTCAAACTTGGTTATTCATAATGTTGGAGGGTAATTTCGTAACATAAGGCATATGGGGACGCAAAACTATATCAGACTTGATCCTGATTCTATTACATTAttctattaaaatataaaaataatcaggagcaaaaaaaaaagactccATTCTCAAAATAGTTGGTTGTCAATCTATACCATTAATGGAGATGGGCTCTACGTGCTAAAAAATGATACTATCTATCAAACCTAAAAAATTAGAAAGCCAATAGGATTTTTAAAGATCTTCAATTGAGGGCGAAAAGATCTCTACCAACTACgttctttttcttgattttttagcTTCCACTTATAAATAAAGATTTAAAGAGGGATCCTCAAGGTATGCAATCTCTTCTCTCTCAAAATATTTATTTCTTCCTCTGTTGAATAGAAATTTgatttgagcatcgaaggatccctgTCAGAACCAACTTCGATTAGGAACTGTTTTTGCAGATTCTGCCACCATCGTCCAACTATCGTTGATTTGCCGTCACCGTCCAACTCCAGCTGATCTGATCTCGAAACAAAAATCTGCGTCAACACGtagaaataattaatattttgaaatttaaaaaaatcttggcCTATCATGTTTTGTGAACCCAATCAATTAATTTTGTCATGAAATTATTCAAGATTGGCAGCCAGGGACTGCAAATTATGGCCTACTACTCTTTGAACAGAAGGAACATGCAGCAAGGGCCACGTAGAAAAGCTTTCAAGCAAACTAATAATGAGTATTGATGAATCAACATTACGATTGCAGAGTCCTAAAAGTAACGTTAAATGTTCCTCTTAAAATAGCTATAAACATGGAGCGGTAGCCGGGAAAAGGAACTTAGAATTTTGCTACCAAAATGAGCTGCATGCAACCATGATACAGGTTCCGGCTAAGTGTAACATCACTCGATACATttggttatattttttaatttttaatttttaatttttaaaaaatattttttatttttttaatttttattattaaataaaaataaaaaaaataaaaaatatgtttgataatgTGAGGCCCAGCCCAAGCAAggaatccaaagcccaaaacaaaaaaaaaaaaaagggaaggaaaacagaggagaagaactcccgaagggagtcttcttcctccgttcaccggctcctaatcggagtcggaaacaagttctctccggccctatttaaggaggagatccctcctctctcctttccaccgaaaattctaagctcaaacggcggcaatcgtcggaaaaatcccgcggagacccgtccttgtgccatccaatttctcgccggaaaagcctcgccggcgtcggaagtaagcttcctccccttcctctctcctcccccttccttcccgagccgatgtgcacgctcgccggcgaccgaagtcgtcggattttgttgcggaaaaatcttctttttttgccgtttttccgtcgccggtggtcaccgtcgaccaccggtttggcctcctcttaccgcggatcgcctctcctcctgccgacggccatcTCACGCCAACCACGCCGCCGGTCGGCCATCCAAcgaggggaccttaaggtcccctgtttcagcccaaaaggaaCCCagcgggagaaaaaaaaaagaaaagaagaagaagaaggaggaaaagaaaaagaaaaagaaaagaagaaggaaaagaaaagaaaaagaaaagaaaaagaagaaaaagaaaagaaaaaaaaaggaaaagaaaaaaagaaaaagaaagaagaaaaataaaataataataatataataataataaataggattttctctcctctctcttccacgaagaaaaaagaaaaaaaaagagagaaagaaagaaaagaagaaagagaaaaataaaattaattaataatgagataaataataaaatatgagaaagagagtttctctctcttccctctctctcttcagcctgaactagtattttctctctctagaattggactttctctctctactttctctttctagaatcttctctctagattatctttcctaagatttttagaattttgagaagaatgatgatgaatttaaatgatcctcatgatggatttttgatccgtgatcgtcagacgatacaccgacatccactttgatcagatcaagtatttttagattttatttctcatgatcttattaaattgtccacatgataatcttagcatgatttgatctgatcgatcgaatttgttgaatcatatcgtctgaggagtccaagatgagttttctctctctagaattttctctctctaaaatattctctctcttgattgattctctctctaaaaaaaaaggttagtgaatgaagaaatttcttttaataagtctgatctgattc encodes:
- the LOC105059072 gene encoding monocopper oxidase-like protein SKS1, which codes for MMGGLPQIFILCSVILLVASVAGAADIFLEWHVSFNWNIRPALFRQPVITINGMFPGPLINSTTNDMIHVNVFNNLDEPLLMTWNGIQQRLNSWQDGVSGTNCPIKPGRNWTYQFQVKDQIGSFFYFPSTNFQRAAGGFGPIRVNNRDVILVPFPKPEAEFDLLIGDWHSLPYKDVRGILADKYVRLSPARWILINGKAPYNNVWGGEYESLNVEQGKTYRLRISNVGNALSFNFRIQNHQMILVETEGSYTDQIVLDSLDVHVGQSYSVLFTADQQESDYYIVASPTQIDTSNYPKINGVAVLHYANSNTQLSGPLPPGPDQLDRDFSINQAKSIRWNLTTGAARPNPQGTFNVTDVTISQTFILHGSEAELGGRRCYTINNVSYLMPSTPLKLADYFVNGSGVYQLDAFPTNSVNQKAALGTSVVTGNHKGWIEIVFKNDFDVMDSWHLDGFGFYVVGFGDGEWSPASRDTYNLYNPVVRSTVQVYPGGWTAVYAFLDNPGMWNLRSQCLENWYLGQEMYVRVHDDDPNPAKERPPPENLLLCGIFAQRSGVAPAPAVSPRLAPSPLGDW
- the LOC109506736 gene encoding uncharacterized protein — protein: MNGRPLLTLSGSFRADKLGRRAVQLSGITSRVDWDFDAVHVVRGEKDRNAELWPNLARDTSPEALLSTLGDKIDDGRHLYIATNEPDTSLFDPLKDKYTVHFLDDFKDLWGENSEWYMETESFNNGIPVEFDGYMRVEVDTEVFLRGKKQIETFNDLTSDCKDGINTCHMDS